The DNA region TCGGTGTATCGCAGTGCGAGATCCCAATCCTGGCTGCCTTCGTAGCCTTTTCGGAAACCACCGATCTGCCGCAGGCGTTCGGTGCGGAAGATGATGAGATGGCAGAGGTAGTTTTGCGCGAGGAGAAGATCGGGATTCCAATCGGGCTTGAAATAAGGAGCGAAGCGTTTGCCGTAGTCGTCTATCTTATCACGATCGGAGTAGAGGAGATCGAGGCCCGGGTTTTTAGATAGGGCGAGGGCGGCTTCTGCGAGCGCGTGGGGATGGAGTTCATCGTCGTGGTCGAGCAGGACGACGAAGGCGCCGGTCGCGAGGGTGAGTGCGGAGTTGGATGCCTCGGAGATGTGGCCGTTACGTTCGCGGTAGATGATTTTGATGCGAGGATCGGACGCGGATTCTTTCGCTAGCAGGCGGCGGATGGGTGGCTCGGTGGATGCGTCGTCGGCAATGCAGAGTTCCCAGTTTGGATAGAGCTGGTTGCGAACTGAATCTATGGCGCGGGTGAGCCAGCGTGGGTCGGTGTTGTAGACCGGCATCAAAATGGACAGCCGGTGCTGAGCGGGGATGGGAAGCGAGTTGAGGGTGTTACGAACGGAGGCAGTCTGTGCGGAGCTGCTGCGGTCGTGTTGTTTGAGCCAGCGCGTGTACTCAGACTCGATGAAAGGGCCGGGTGATTCCGGCTGATGTTCTGTGTGATCCGGCCAGAGAAAATTCCTGGCGTCGTTTATCCAGTTTGAAACAAGAGGTGGGATGATTTTCCTGGCGAGCGGACGAGGGCGTGAGTTTGCCAAGACTTCTTCATAAAACTTCAAAAGGTCCTGAGTGTTTTTTTGAAGATCGAAATGTTGGCGGGCAAATTCACGCCCGCCTGCGGATAGCCGAGCTGCGAGCGCGGGATCGCTGAAAACGCGAAGGCACTGGTCGGCGATCTCTTGAGCAGAACCTGTTTTGAGCAAAAGAGCGTGCTCACCTTCGATGATGTGGTGACCGATATTTGCGCGAGGGATAATTGTGGCGCGTCCGCTGGCCAAGAACTCGGGTATTTTAGAGGGGAGGCGGTAGTCGTTGAAGTTGTCGGGTGCGCCGGGCTGCACGAGTGCATCAGCTAAAGATAACAGCGAAGGGATTTCTGTTTTATCGACGAAACCCAGATCGATGATGTACTCGCGAGCGAGGGTGTCCAACTGGGCTGCGAGCGCAGCTGGATTGATCCCGGTGCGTATGAGCTTACAGGGCGTGCCCTGTTCGTTCAGCATATGCACGGCGATCAGGAGTGTGCGGATGTCCGCCAGATTGGCGAAGGTGGTGCTTCCGGTGTAAACGATCCATTTCTCGCCTGAAAGCCGGCTGTCTGGAAGTGCCAGACGACTTTGTGCCGCGGCTTCACGTGTTGTGAACGAGGGCAGTTCAATTCCTGGATACAGGAGACGTGAGTGGATTGCGGGGGGGCAAAATCTTTTGAGGCGTTCTGTTATGCACGTGATCCCGTCGCTTTCCTTTAAGAATTCGCGATATCGGAAGGGATGTGCGAGCTGGGGTGGAATGACGCTACGCAGCGCTTTTGAGGGAAGGGACTGCAGCTCGGCGATGGATTTGCCTGAATAGGTTTCGAGGAGGATTTCTTCGTTGTCCTCCAAGTGTATGATCAAGCGCGCCAGGGGAGCTTGCTGGCGACATGCGGTGACGAATGTCCGGACGCATTCGCGCGGAGTCCATGCGTGAACGATGTCGGGTGGTTTGTGATTGGGGAATGGCGATGAGCGTATGCACTCGTCATAAGAAACTATCGGAGGAGAGTTCCTTTTTATTATTGAGCGCAACCTGCCCAATTGAGGGAGGGTTATAGCACTTGAATGCCCAGCCTGCCGGGCCGCAGATGCGAATCCGTAGATGTGATTGAGACTGTTACTGGTCTCGTTCCCGTAATTTACGAAAAGTATGTTCACGGGCTTTCCATAAAAAGCAGACGACCTCATTTTTGAGAAGTCTGCATTATGGCGCAGGGCGAATAAATCAGACCTTTAAGTGCGGCAATTTCACAAAGCTATCAAATCGAGAATCAGAGCCTTTGACGGCTCCAAGCGTAGTTGCCCTTTCGATGCAAAACGAACGAAAATAATTTAGGCGGCGCTAAATTTTTGGACAGCATTGATTACCCGGGATTGGTCATCTTGAGTCAGGGTATTGTAGAAGGATAATCGTAGCAGGCGATCACTCACGTCTTCAGTAACCGGGCACTGCCCTTTTTTGCCACCCCAGCGGCTGGCATATTGGGACAGGTGCAGGGGAAGGTAGTGAAAAACAGCGAGTACGCCATGGGCCTTAAGATGTGCGATCAGTGCCTGCCGGGATTGGAGTGAAGGGAGAAGCAAGTAGTACATATGCCAGGCCTGTTCGCAGTAGGAGGGAACCGTGGGTTGGGTGACTCCGTTCCGGGCAGCCCAACCCGAGAGTTCGGAGTGGTATCGATTCCAGAGTAAGCGACGTTTTCCTTGAATGTCCTCCCAACGCTCAAGCTGGGCATAGAGGAATGCCGCCAGCACGTCGCTCATAACATAGCTGCTGCCAACATCGACCCACGAATATTTGTCGACCTGCCCGCGGAAGAAGTTCGCCCGGTTGGTGCCTTTTTCGCGGATGATCTCCGCGCGCTCGGCATAGCGATGATCATTGATCAACAAGGCACCACCCTCCCCACAGGTGATGTTCTTGGTCTCGTGAAAACTCTGAGTGGCGAGCGCGCCGATAGTGCCCAGCCAGCGCCCTTTGTATTTACCGAAAAGGCCGTGGGCATTGTCTTCCACTACTGGTATTCCATGCCGTGCCGCGATGGCGTTTATCTCATCCATGGCGCAGCTTACGCCGGCGTAATGCACCACGACAATCGCCTTGGTCCTAGGGGAGATCAACTCTTCGAGTTTGGCCTCATCTAGGTTAAGCGTATCGTGGCGAACATCGCAAAAAACCGGCCGGGCGCCGCGTAAGACGAAGGCGTTGGCTGTAGAGACAAAGGTGAATGATGGAACGATCACCTCATCCCCTGTCTGGATATCGAGCAGAATTGCCGTCATTTCTAAGGCGTGGGTGCAAGATGTCGTGACGAGCGCCCGCTTGGTGCCGAGGACATCCTCCAGAAGCTTGTGGCATTTTTTAGAAAAAAGCTGGTCACCGGCAATCTGGCCAGCCTCCAAGGTTAGGTTAATGTATTCCAATTCGCGTCCCGCCAGGGACGAACGATTGAAAGGAAGATTAGGGGTGGTCATTGTAATTCGTGCGTCGAGGGAAACCAGTGATGGAACCATACTGAGGACTCAATGTGGCGGAAGCCGACAGCTTGGTAGAGTCGGAGTGCGGGCAGATTCGATGCTTGGGTCGCTACATTTACGATGCTGCAATGCGAAGCTCGAAACCAATTCAAGCCTGCATGAACAAGTGCTCGACCGATGCCTTTCCCTTGGGATTGCGTGTCGACAGCGATTAATCCGATGCGCCCTTGCCGGATCTCGGGATCAATTTGGCAGGTGATGTAGCCTGCCGGCCGATCACGTTCTCCCGGACAAGTTGCCATTATCACGTGATGTATCTTCAGGTCGCGTTGAATCCACTCTCCATAAAGATCCTGCGCTCTATGACGGGGAAAACCTAGGTCCTTGAAAAAGCGGGTGTCGTAATGTGATTTTCTCGCGAGGGCTTGTAAATTGCCCAAGTCCGTTGGACTAGCAGATCGGATTACATCCTCAGGTTCAGAATAAGCAGATGTCGATTCAAGTGAAAGCGCCAGCTCGACACGGACATCAATAAATTGAAAGCCGGCCCTGAATGCGAGTTGGAGTGTTTCGGCGTGCGTCCCGTCACCTGAGAAATACAAACACCGAATATTCTGTTTCTCGCTCCACTCAAGAATCGCGGCAGTGGAAATCTCGGTTAATTGCGAATCCTTAACTCGACCGATGCGAAACCCAAAGAAATTAGTGTCCCAAGGCAAAAGAACACAGGGTTGGGGATCTTGTGCAGTAGAGTTGATCATTTGTTCGGTGTCGACGGTGGCTCAATGAGGGCATGTCCAATGGATCTCAATGACCGGAGGGGAGTATTTCACTGACGATGAAGGACGGGCGACGCTTCACTCCCTCGAAGATCTTGCCAACGTAAAGGCCTACGATTCCGTTGATCAAGATGATGAGACCAGCCAAAACCCATACTGAGACAATCAAGCTGGAATAACCTAGTACGGTGATTTTTTCCCTCAGGGCTTGCACGATTGTGTAACCGGCAAACACGAACCCCGTTGCTGAGATTATCACGCCAGTCTTGACGGCAAGCTTGAGGGGCTTGTCCGAGTAGGCCAATGCGATATCGCAAGCGAGGTTGAACAACTTGGACCAGTTGTAGCTGGATGGGCCTTCAGGGCGTGCGGCGTGGACCACATCGATGGAGGTGGACCGGAATCCAACCCATCGCACCATCGTAGGGAAGTAGCGGATACTCTCTGGCATTGCGTTGATCGCCGCGACGACCTTGCGATGATAGATACCAAAATTTGCCACAGCAGGGTCCAGTTTGCTGCCCGTGAGATAACTTAGGCCTCTATAAAAAAGGCGGGAAGTGGCTCTTTTAAGGAGGTTGTCCTGGCGGACTGAACGGCGGGCGAGGACAATGTCATGCCCCTCCAGGGCTTTGTTTAGCAAATTCGGTATTTCTTCCGGCTGATCTTGTAGATCGCAATCCATGACGATAACCCACTCGCCGCGGGAAATATTTAGTCCTGCCGAGATAGCATAGTGCTGGCCGAAATTTCGGCTTAGCCGCAGGCCAACAACATGGGAATTTTGGGCACACAGACGTGCGACAGCATTCCAACTGGCATCCGGGCTACAGTCTTCAACCAGAATGATTTCGTATGTAATGCCGATTTCCCCAAGCACTTTTGTTAGTCGACTGATCAAAAGATCGAGCAATTTTTCTGCTCGATAAACCGGACTAACAATAGAAATTTTGATCGCTGGATTCGAAGACATGGGCAAGGAAGTAGGTGGGCTTACAAGCCATAGGCTGCCGCTAGAGGCGCCTTTGGGGTGTGCCTAAGGATGTCGGGATCAGATGATGATTTTAGCTGGAGTGTACCTTGGTCCACAGTGGCATTACCTTCAATACGACTCCATCGACCTTGCCCTTCATGGGTCATCACAATGACATTTTTGTCAGCTGGCTGTTGTGTGGAATCCTTAGGAAGCATGAAATAATAAGTCGGTTTCCATGCATACCCTGATTCTTTTTGTTGGATGGCTGTGGTCAGCTCGGGAGCAGTTAAAATAACTGTTGGGGGACGCGTTATTGGCTGGTTGAGAGTGGCGGCTTCCGCGATGCTTACGGCTCCGTATCTATAAAGTGCACCGGGTAAAATCTCCGCACCCCAACTGAATAAATCGATGTATCGTACGGGCGGCAGGTTTTTATCGAGTACAACTACAAAGGTGCTTTCGCCTGCGTCTGCACATTGGCGACCATAGGCTTGCCAAAAACTTCTTTGAAAGAACCAGCTGTTCGCGTAATCGCGTTGTACTAAAGTACCGAATCCGGCGAATGCCGTGAACACAAAGACAGGCAGTGCAAAAGTGAGTGGCCGGAGGCGATACGACAATAACTTCGTAAGGAGCAGCACACAGCTGGCAAATATGAGGCAGCTGCCTAGCTCGGCAATTACATGTACG from Nibricoccus aquaticus includes:
- a CDS encoding glycosyltransferase; the encoded protein is MNILFVNYGNETSNSLNHIYGFASAARQAGHSSAITLPQLGRLRSIIKRNSPPIVSYDECIRSSPFPNHKPPDIVHAWTPRECVRTFVTACRQQAPLARLIIHLEDNEEILLETYSGKSIAELQSLPSKALRSVIPPQLAHPFRYREFLKESDGITCITERLKRFCPPAIHSRLLYPGIELPSFTTREAAAQSRLALPDSRLSGEKWIVYTGSTTFANLADIRTLLIAVHMLNEQGTPCKLIRTGINPAALAAQLDTLAREYIIDLGFVDKTEIPSLLSLADALVQPGAPDNFNDYRLPSKIPEFLASGRATIIPRANIGHHIIEGEHALLLKTGSAQEIADQCLRVFSDPALAARLSAGGREFARQHFDLQKNTQDLLKFYEEVLANSRPRPLARKIIPPLVSNWINDARNFLWPDHTEHQPESPGPFIESEYTRWLKQHDRSSSAQTASVRNTLNSLPIPAQHRLSILMPVYNTDPRWLTRAIDSVRNQLYPNWELCIADDASTEPPIRRLLAKESASDPRIKIIYRERNGHISEASNSALTLATGAFVVLLDHDDELHPHALAEAALALSKNPGLDLLYSDRDKIDDYGKRFAPYFKPDWNPDLLLAQNYLCHLIIFRTERLRQIGGFRKGYEGSQDWDLALRYTEGLGPDKIHHIPKVLYHWRAAPGSTALHLNEKNSYPQRAARKALTDHLTRTATSAELLPTPGQHWRIKYTLPSPAPTVCIALPLIDRIIDALASAEKIHTATSYDSSRLLVGMHADHAASNPAPTKVSCSRTVARISSLICNGSPGYASYANQLARASNAKILTFLDPDLFPTNPGWLDELVSQLSRKEIGAVGGHIIGPDKKILQTGIIIEPSVAGDRFTALSAFAWSDPNSDGYNNRLRLVQDYTALSADGLAIKRDLFLRLGGFDESFASHQSAAIDLCLRIRQSGLRVINTPHAQLMRATNTRFEIPHTDRIALFQRWSSTHLHDPAYNRNLALYGGGFSLAFPPR
- the rffA gene encoding dTDP-4-amino-4,6-dideoxygalactose transaminase, which produces MVPSLVSLDARITMTTPNLPFNRSSLAGRELEYINLTLEAGQIAGDQLFSKKCHKLLEDVLGTKRALVTTSCTHALEMTAILLDIQTGDEVIVPSFTFVSTANAFVLRGARPVFCDVRHDTLNLDEAKLEELISPRTKAIVVVHYAGVSCAMDEINAIAARHGIPVVEDNAHGLFGKYKGRWLGTIGALATQSFHETKNITCGEGGALLINDHRYAERAEIIREKGTNRANFFRGQVDKYSWVDVGSSYVMSDVLAAFLYAQLERWEDIQGKRRLLWNRYHSELSGWAARNGVTQPTVPSYCEQAWHMYYLLLPSLQSRQALIAHLKAHGVLAVFHYLPLHLSQYASRWGGKKGQCPVTEDVSDRLLRLSFYNTLTQDDQSRVINAVQKFSAA
- a CDS encoding GNAT family N-acetyltransferase, with the translated sequence MINSTAQDPQPCVLLPWDTNFFGFRIGRVKDSQLTEISTAAILEWSEKQNIRCLYFSGDGTHAETLQLAFRAGFQFIDVRVELALSLESTSAYSEPEDVIRSASPTDLGNLQALARKSHYDTRFFKDLGFPRHRAQDLYGEWIQRDLKIHHVIMATCPGERDRPAGYITCQIDPEIRQGRIGLIAVDTQSQGKGIGRALVHAGLNWFRASHCSIVNVATQASNLPALRLYQAVGFRHIESSVWFHHWFPSTHELQ
- a CDS encoding glycosyltransferase family 2 protein; this translates as MSSNPAIKISIVSPVYRAEKLLDLLISRLTKVLGEIGITYEIILVEDCSPDASWNAVARLCAQNSHVVGLRLSRNFGQHYAISAGLNISRGEWVIVMDCDLQDQPEEIPNLLNKALEGHDIVLARRSVRQDNLLKRATSRLFYRGLSYLTGSKLDPAVANFGIYHRKVVAAINAMPESIRYFPTMVRWVGFRSTSIDVVHAARPEGPSSYNWSKLFNLACDIALAYSDKPLKLAVKTGVIISATGFVFAGYTIVQALREKITVLGYSSLIVSVWVLAGLIILINGIVGLYVGKIFEGVKRRPSFIVSEILPSGH